In the Chroococcidiopsis sp. SAG 2025 genome, one interval contains:
- a CDS encoding MBL fold metallo-hydrolase → MKLTRIDLNSWLLEIAGLRVLIDPWLIDPLVFYGQPWLFSASHLKPPAYNPTTLPNIDLILISQGLDDHCHKPTLEQLDRQIPVVGSPTAAKIVQGLGYSDVRSLTPGQTEILGALNITAVTGAPIQGQVENGYFLKDVERGETVYYEPHWFQSEKVTAQFQGTVDVAIAPIIGQVFPLLGQVIMGSTEAMHLIQTLHPRVFVPTSLGEIEARGILPMLIRSIGSVEEFSDRLAASGSKTQLLLPAAGETLAIEPIKL, encoded by the coding sequence ATGAAACTGACTAGAATCGATTTAAATAGCTGGTTATTAGAAATTGCTGGGCTGAGAGTGTTGATCGATCCGTGGTTGATCGATCCGCTAGTTTTTTATGGGCAACCCTGGCTATTCTCCGCCTCTCATCTCAAGCCACCAGCGTACAACCCGACTACGCTGCCAAACATAGATTTAATTTTAATTTCTCAAGGTTTGGACGATCATTGTCACAAACCCACATTAGAACAATTAGATCGTCAGATTCCGGTGGTAGGTTCGCCTACAGCAGCGAAAATTGTTCAGGGCTTAGGTTACTCTGACGTTCGTTCTCTTACACCGGGACAAACCGAGATTCTTGGTGCTTTAAATATCACCGCGGTTACAGGCGCGCCAATTCAAGGTCAAGTAGAAAATGGCTATTTCCTCAAAGACGTGGAGAGGGGGGAAACAGTTTACTACGAGCCTCACTGGTTCCAGTCCGAGAAAGTTACAGCTCAATTTCAAGGTACGGTAGATGTAGCGATCGCCCCGATTATCGGACAGGTATTTCCACTGCTGGGACAGGTAATTATGGGATCGACAGAGGCAATGCATTTGATTCAAACTTTGCATCCCCGCGTTTTCGTTCCTACATCTTTAGGCGAGATCGAAGCTCGGGGAATTTTGCCGATGTTAATTCGATCGATTGGTAGTGTAGAAGAATTTAGCGATCGCTTAGCAGCTTCTGGCTCTAAAACTCAATTACTTCTACCTGCTGCTGGGGAAACTTTGGCGATCGAACCAATTAAATTGTAG
- the ftsZ gene encoding cell division protein FtsZ, which translates to MTLNSKIDVTLKTSQSPGRSSFPSGMNSTGDFNSTGLHLGQNYIREVATGEDNLSDSNILPSRVANIKVIGVGGGGGNAVNRMIESGVTGVEFWSINTDAQALTHSAAPRRLQIGQKLTRGLGAGGNPAMGEKAAEESRDEIANAIGEADLVFITAGMGGGTGTGAAPTVAEIAKEKGILTVGVVTRPFGFEGRRRANQANQGIDALKDRVDTMILIPNDKLLSVISEQTALRDAFLTADEVLRQGVQGISDIITIPGLVNVDFADVKAVMADAGSALMGIGSGSGKTRAREAANAAISSPLLESSIEGAKGVVINITGGSDMTLHEVNMAADTIYEVVDPNANIIFGAVIDDKLQGEMKITVIATGFNQADSEPTTPTPGIPIAKKSPTAPAPSTPSANDNKEKPGLDIPEFLQRRRPSR; encoded by the coding sequence ATGACACTTAACAGTAAAATAGACGTTACCCTTAAAACCTCCCAATCTCCAGGGCGGTCGAGTTTTCCATCAGGCATGAATTCGACTGGGGACTTCAACAGTACAGGGCTGCATCTCGGACAAAACTACATCAGGGAAGTTGCTACTGGGGAGGACAACTTGAGCGATAGCAATATTCTTCCGAGTCGGGTAGCGAATATCAAAGTAATCGGTGTCGGTGGCGGTGGTGGCAATGCTGTCAATCGAATGATTGAGAGTGGGGTTACTGGTGTAGAGTTTTGGTCAATTAATACTGATGCCCAAGCGCTGACTCATAGCGCCGCACCCAGAAGGCTACAGATCGGGCAAAAGTTGACGCGAGGGCTAGGAGCAGGTGGCAATCCAGCAATGGGAGAGAAAGCGGCAGAGGAGTCGCGAGATGAAATTGCTAACGCTATAGGAGAAGCAGACCTAGTATTTATCACCGCTGGGATGGGAGGCGGTACTGGTACAGGTGCGGCACCAACTGTGGCGGAAATTGCCAAGGAAAAGGGTATTTTAACTGTAGGTGTTGTCACCCGTCCTTTTGGTTTTGAAGGTCGTCGCCGTGCTAACCAAGCCAACCAAGGGATAGACGCACTGAAAGACCGAGTTGATACGATGATTCTGATCCCCAACGATAAATTGCTATCGGTGATCTCCGAGCAGACCGCGTTGCGAGATGCGTTTCTGACTGCTGATGAAGTTCTGCGTCAAGGGGTACAAGGAATCTCCGATATTATCACGATCCCCGGACTAGTGAATGTAGATTTTGCCGACGTGAAAGCAGTCATGGCAGATGCAGGATCGGCACTAATGGGGATCGGCAGCGGCTCTGGTAAAACCCGTGCTAGAGAAGCAGCAAACGCAGCTATTTCTTCTCCTTTGCTGGAATCATCAATTGAAGGAGCAAAAGGAGTCGTAATCAATATTACTGGTGGCAGCGATATGACGCTGCATGAGGTGAATATGGCAGCAGATACGATTTATGAAGTCGTCGATCCCAATGCCAACATCATTTTTGGTGCAGTGATTGATGACAAACTACAAGGGGAAATGAAAATCACTGTCATTGCTACCGGATTCAATCAGGCTGATTCTGAACCAACTACCCCGACTCCAGGTATACCAATTGCTAAAAAATCCCCGACAGCACCAGCGCCGTCAACGCCATCAGCTAATGACAACAAAGAAAAACCTGGCTTGGATATTCCCGAGTTTTTGCAACGGCGGCGACCTTCACGTTGA
- a CDS encoding M48 family metallopeptidase has translation MPTYPDISCETFRHPLDRQAEQALRSLPGFDLVATQFIKFFYERPQMVYHMGNSIQVGARQYSSVYQIFRECVRDLDISPEPVLFVSQTPVVNAYALGQEEPNIVLNTGLLDLLTPTEIRTVIAHELGHLKCGHTILIQMATWVISTANYIGARTLGLGNLVSSGLIFAFYEWKRKAELSADRAALMVMDDLKPVMQTMMKLAGGSIQYGHECSLDEFIRQAERFQELDQDSLNQVYKFLLYNNFPQNLFLTHPFAVERITYLQQWANSAEYGQIRQGNYPRSPAQNAVNVQTESSPSAATEDLRRQIEELQREIERIKKRGEE, from the coding sequence ATGCCAACTTATCCAGACATTTCTTGCGAAACTTTTCGCCATCCGCTCGATCGCCAAGCGGAACAAGCCTTACGGAGTTTACCAGGTTTTGATTTGGTAGCGACGCAATTCATCAAATTTTTCTACGAACGCCCCCAAATGGTCTATCACATGGGCAACAGCATTCAAGTGGGAGCGCGCCAGTATTCTAGCGTCTACCAAATTTTTCGCGAATGCGTTCGAGATTTAGATATTTCTCCAGAACCAGTTTTGTTCGTGTCTCAAACTCCTGTAGTTAATGCCTATGCTCTCGGTCAGGAGGAGCCTAATATCGTTCTCAACACTGGACTGTTGGATCTTTTGACTCCTACAGAAATTCGCACGGTGATAGCACACGAATTAGGTCACCTCAAATGCGGTCATACAATTTTGATTCAAATGGCGACTTGGGTGATTTCCACGGCTAACTATATTGGAGCTAGAACTCTAGGGTTAGGAAATTTGGTCAGTAGTGGATTGATATTTGCTTTCTACGAATGGAAGCGGAAAGCCGAGTTATCAGCAGATCGAGCAGCCTTGATGGTGATGGACGATCTTAAACCAGTCATGCAAACGATGATGAAGCTAGCTGGGGGTAGCATTCAGTACGGTCATGAATGCAGCTTAGACGAGTTTATCCGGCAAGCAGAAAGATTCCAAGAACTCGACCAAGACAGCTTGAACCAAGTTTATAAATTTCTACTTTACAATAACTTTCCCCAAAACTTGTTTCTAACGCATCCGTTTGCGGTAGAACGGATAACTTATCTGCAACAATGGGCAAATTCTGCCGAATATGGTCAAATTCGCCAAGGAAACTATCCGCGATCGCCTGCCCAAAACGCAGTTAACGTCCAAACAGAATCATCCCCATCTGCCGCAACAGAGGATTTACGCCGTCAAATTGAAGAATTGCAACGCGAGATCGAGCGAATCAAGAAGAGGGGTGAGGAGTGA
- a CDS encoding helicase C-terminal domain-containing protein, with product MIEVEVHYSLHNFLRSQAEAAWSHHLTMARLVARALRLGRSALIQVGAGCGYQGRYRLSYLAPALLWQSPAVIVATEEVQQRLLRVEIPPLQQWLQTNKSIIVGDRWIHPDFQGILLITPAAWLQAQWAGTGDFPPNIPTLIDGVDDLEDWARSQLTVSIHPGNWDELMLAYPDRAEVIREARVQLTKAVFRHPANPYECYLVSPAERHILESLFTRLGDKGAGSRDELGAGGRKQREQRSRGAEGATTNYQLPKNWYLFQERSQTPDCLLWMSLNRSQGLFSLYCAPAEVASALAPIWTRQPVVFMGSALDRETEATTYRKRLGLPEELTCLKFAGDRHNESIQLYTPERFPLPNTPQYQPALMREIYALIGATVSPGLTMILVGDLPLKQQIGAQLAAEFGSRVQVEKMSLDENSILVSGWDFWQQHQGILPVPQLTIITTLPIPSLEHPIVAGRVEYYKRSRQDWFALYLLPAALNQLQRAIAPMRDRQGVVALLDSRVLHRSYGQQVLAALSPSARCNYLDASLFAKEE from the coding sequence GTGATTGAAGTAGAGGTACATTATTCCCTGCATAACTTCCTGCGATCGCAGGCAGAAGCTGCATGGTCGCATCATTTGACGATGGCGCGACTCGTAGCTAGAGCTTTGCGGCTCGGACGTAGTGCTTTGATTCAGGTGGGTGCTGGTTGCGGCTATCAGGGACGTTATCGCCTGAGCTATCTAGCGCCAGCTCTACTTTGGCAATCTCCGGCGGTCATAGTAGCAACAGAGGAAGTGCAACAGCGTCTCTTGCGAGTAGAAATTCCGCCTCTACAGCAATGGCTGCAAACGAATAAAAGTATTATCGTCGGCGATCGCTGGATTCATCCCGATTTTCAAGGTATTTTACTCATTACCCCTGCGGCTTGGCTGCAAGCTCAATGGGCGGGAACGGGCGATTTTCCGCCCAACATTCCGACACTAATTGATGGGGTGGACGATTTAGAAGACTGGGCGCGATCGCAACTAACTGTTAGCATTCATCCTGGTAACTGGGACGAATTAATGCTAGCTTATCCCGATCGGGCGGAAGTGATTCGGGAAGCGCGAGTCCAACTGACAAAAGCCGTCTTCCGACATCCAGCCAACCCATACGAGTGCTATCTCGTCTCCCCAGCAGAGCGGCATATTCTGGAAAGTCTGTTTACTAGGCTAGGAGATAAGGGAGCAGGGAGCAGGGACGAGCTGGGAGCAGGGGGAAGAAAGCAGAGGGAGCAGAGGAGCAGGGGAGCAGAGGGAGCAACTACCAATTACCAATTACCGAAGAATTGGTATTTGTTCCAAGAGCGATCGCAAACACCAGACTGCTTGTTGTGGATGAGCTTAAACCGCTCTCAAGGCTTATTTTCACTCTACTGCGCTCCCGCAGAGGTGGCTTCGGCTCTTGCACCAATTTGGACTCGACAGCCTGTAGTCTTCATGGGTAGTGCCTTAGATCGAGAAACAGAGGCTACGACTTATCGCAAGCGCTTGGGTTTACCAGAAGAACTCACTTGTTTGAAATTTGCTGGCGATCGCCACAACGAATCAATTCAACTCTACACGCCAGAACGCTTTCCTTTACCCAATACCCCCCAATATCAACCCGCTTTGATGCGGGAAATTTATGCTTTGATTGGTGCGACGGTATCGCCAGGATTAACAATGATTTTAGTTGGTGATTTGCCTTTAAAACAGCAAATCGGGGCGCAATTAGCCGCAGAGTTCGGTTCGCGGGTACAGGTAGAAAAAATGAGTTTGGATGAGAATAGCATTCTCGTCAGCGGTTGGGACTTTTGGCAGCAGCATCAAGGTATCTTGCCAGTACCGCAACTCACAATTATTACAACATTACCCATACCATCTCTAGAGCATCCAATTGTGGCGGGTCGAGTCGAATACTATAAGCGATCGCGTCAAGACTGGTTTGCCCTTTATCTATTACCTGCGGCTTTAAATCAATTACAACGGGCGATCGCACCTATGCGCGATCGTCAAGGAGTCGTAGCTTTACTAGATAGTCGCGTATTACACCGCAGTTACGGACAGCAGGTACTTGCAGCTCTCAGCCCTTCGGCTAGATGTAATTATTTAGATGCTAGTTTGTTTGCGAAAGAGGAGTGA
- a CDS encoding ABC transporter ATP-binding protein, whose translation MSAIRTVQLCRSFGSVTALDNLSLEVPQGTVFGFLGANGSGKTTTIRLLLGILEPTAGQAEVLGFDCRTHSHAIRQRTGALLEHPGLYERLSAEDNLEFYARAWRIPTAKRRSRIQELLSHMGLWQRRHQRVGEWSRGMKQKLAIARAMLHSPPLIFLDEPTIGLDPVAAAALRDNIQEMVAQEGVTVFLTTHNLAEAEKLCQQVGVIRQGKLLAVGHPDRLRSQAGNPKLEIIGRGFTANAIDWLESQPLIAEIDISKINNESDRLTISLHQLISSAPIVKMLVQAGVEVEEVRKVSPTLEEVFLSLMEQ comes from the coding sequence ATGAGCGCAATTCGGACTGTTCAACTGTGTCGGAGTTTTGGTAGTGTCACGGCTTTGGACAACTTATCGCTGGAAGTCCCTCAAGGAACTGTGTTTGGCTTTTTGGGGGCGAATGGTTCTGGTAAAACCACGACAATTAGGCTTCTACTAGGAATTTTAGAGCCAACGGCTGGTCAAGCTGAGGTGCTGGGTTTCGATTGCCGTACCCACTCCCATGCCATTCGCCAGCGCACGGGTGCTTTGCTAGAACACCCGGGACTTTACGAACGACTCAGTGCAGAAGATAACTTAGAATTTTACGCACGGGCTTGGCGCATTCCCACAGCCAAAAGGCGATCGCGGATTCAAGAATTACTCTCACACATGGGTTTGTGGCAGCGCCGCCATCAAAGGGTAGGAGAATGGAGTCGGGGGATGAAACAAAAACTCGCGATCGCTCGGGCGATGTTACATTCTCCGCCATTAATCTTTCTCGACGAACCCACCATCGGACTCGATCCCGTCGCTGCTGCTGCTTTACGCGACAACATTCAGGAAATGGTAGCGCAAGAAGGAGTGACAGTATTCTTAACGACTCATAACTTGGCAGAAGCCGAAAAATTGTGTCAGCAAGTCGGCGTGATTCGTCAAGGTAAACTTTTAGCGGTAGGACATCCCGATCGATTGCGATCGCAAGCTGGCAATCCCAAACTAGAAATTATCGGACGTGGATTTACAGCAAATGCGATCGATTGGTTAGAGTCTCAACCGCTCATTGCTGAGATTGACATTTCTAAAATTAACAATGAGAGCGATCGCTTAACTATCTCCCTACATCAACTCATCAGTTCTGCTCCCATCGTCAAAATGTTAGTCCAAGCTGGAGTAGAAGTAGAAGAAGTTCGCAAAGTCAGCCCTACGCTGGAAGAGGTTTTTTTAAGCTTGATGGAACAGTAG
- a CDS encoding DUF2839 domain-containing protein, with amino-acid sequence MGEAKRRKAALGDKYGQEAQIFPWLPVTKSQAQKLTQWSTRISWIGIGLLVASWVTIRFIGPAFGWWQTVD; translated from the coding sequence ATGGGAGAAGCAAAGCGTCGTAAAGCTGCGTTGGGAGATAAGTATGGTCAAGAAGCACAAATCTTTCCCTGGCTTCCCGTGACTAAGAGTCAAGCACAGAAACTTACGCAGTGGAGTACCCGCATTAGTTGGATTGGTATTGGGCTGTTAGTTGCTTCCTGGGTAACAATTCGATTTATTGGACCCGCTTTTGGTTGGTGGCAAACTGTTGATTAG
- a CDS encoding DJ-1/PfpI family protein has protein sequence MTAKKILMLVGDYVEDYEVMVPFQALQMVGHTVHAVCPDKKAGEKVRTAIHDFEGDQTYSEKPGHNFALNASFDEVKAENYDALVIPGGRAPEYIRLNQKVLDIARHFAQTNKPIAAICHGLQVLAAADVLQGKSCTAYPACGPDVMKTGGLYVHIPPDEAMVDGNLVTAPAWLAHPNWLAEFLKLLGTKIEHLSVTSDQLPVTSYQ, from the coding sequence ATGACGGCGAAAAAAATTTTGATGCTGGTTGGTGACTACGTGGAAGATTATGAAGTCATGGTTCCATTCCAGGCGCTACAGATGGTAGGACATACAGTTCATGCTGTCTGTCCTGATAAAAAAGCAGGGGAAAAGGTACGCACGGCGATACACGATTTTGAAGGCGACCAAACTTACAGCGAGAAGCCAGGACATAACTTTGCCTTAAACGCCTCCTTCGATGAAGTGAAAGCCGAAAACTACGACGCTTTAGTTATACCAGGCGGGAGAGCGCCAGAATACATCCGTCTAAATCAAAAAGTTTTGGATATCGCACGCCACTTTGCCCAAACCAACAAACCAATTGCGGCAATTTGTCACGGCTTACAAGTCCTGGCAGCAGCCGATGTTTTACAAGGTAAGAGCTGCACTGCATACCCAGCCTGCGGACCCGACGTGATGAAAACTGGTGGTTTATACGTTCACATTCCTCCAGACGAGGCGATGGTGGATGGTAATTTGGTTACAGCACCCGCATGGCTAGCTCATCCTAACTGGTTAGCAGAATTTCTCAAGTTGTTGGGAACCAAAATCGAGCATTTATCAGTTACCAGTGACCAGTTACCAGTGACTAGCTACCAGTGA
- the lysS gene encoding lysine--tRNA ligase yields the protein MAEEDIRATRLEKVEQLRQLGLNPYAYRWESTHHAAQLQEKYADLPNGEEVEIEVAIAGRIIARRVFGKLAFFGLQDETGTIQLYLDKKRIDTAMAEIDPDAFNHLKQLTDAGDILGAKGTIKRTEKGELSVFVNQYAILTKSLLPLPDKWHGLTDVAKRYRQRYVDLIVNPEVRQTFRRRAQITAGIRRFLEQQGFIEIETPVLQAEAGGADARPFITHHNTLEMDLFLRIATELHLKRLVVGGFEKVFELGRIFRNEGVSTRHNPEFTSIEIYQAYADYNDIMQLVENIITTVTQEVLGTLQITYQGEAIDLTPPWRRVTMHALVQEKTGLDFNAFSSLDEAKAAAKQAGIQAVEECTSIGKLLNETFEQSCEATLIQPTYVIDYPVEISPLSKPHRSKPGLVERFELFVAGRETANGFSELSDPIDQRQRLEAQAARKAAGDLEAQGVDEDFLTALEYGLPPTGGVGIGIDRLVMLLTDCASIRDAIAFPLLKPEVSE from the coding sequence ATGGCAGAAGAAGATATCCGTGCCACGCGGTTAGAGAAAGTCGAGCAGTTGCGGCAGTTGGGTTTAAATCCCTATGCTTATCGTTGGGAATCTACTCACCATGCAGCTCAATTACAAGAAAAGTATGCCGACTTACCCAATGGGGAAGAGGTAGAAATAGAAGTGGCGATCGCGGGGAGAATCATCGCGCGCCGCGTCTTTGGCAAACTGGCTTTCTTCGGCTTGCAAGACGAGACTGGCACGATTCAGCTATACCTAGATAAAAAAAGAATCGATACTGCGATGGCAGAAATCGATCCAGATGCCTTTAATCATCTGAAGCAACTGACAGACGCAGGGGACATTTTAGGCGCAAAAGGGACGATCAAACGCACGGAAAAGGGCGAATTATCGGTTTTTGTTAACCAATACGCTATTCTTACCAAATCTTTACTCCCCTTACCCGATAAATGGCATGGCTTGACTGATGTGGCTAAGCGCTATCGTCAGCGCTACGTAGATTTAATCGTCAATCCAGAAGTCCGCCAAACTTTTCGCCGTCGCGCTCAAATTACAGCAGGAATTCGCCGCTTTTTGGAGCAGCAGGGTTTTATTGAAATTGAAACTCCCGTACTACAAGCAGAAGCAGGCGGGGCTGATGCTCGTCCCTTCATCACGCATCACAACACCCTAGAAATGGATTTGTTTCTGCGGATTGCCACAGAACTCCATCTCAAGCGGTTGGTTGTGGGTGGATTTGAGAAAGTATTTGAATTGGGGCGAATTTTTCGTAACGAGGGCGTTTCTACCCGCCATAACCCAGAATTTACTTCGATTGAAATTTATCAAGCCTATGCCGACTATAACGACATCATGCAGTTGGTAGAAAATATCATTACTACCGTGACGCAGGAAGTCTTAGGCACGCTACAAATTACTTATCAAGGTGAGGCGATCGACCTTACACCCCCTTGGCGTAGGGTTACGATGCACGCTCTCGTACAGGAGAAAACAGGGTTAGACTTTAACGCTTTTTCGAGTTTAGACGAGGCAAAGGCGGCGGCAAAACAAGCGGGAATTCAAGCAGTTGAGGAATGTACTTCGATTGGCAAACTTTTAAATGAGACGTTTGAACAATCTTGCGAAGCCACGCTGATTCAACCTACATATGTCATCGATTATCCAGTGGAAATTTCGCCACTTTCCAAGCCTCACCGCTCAAAGCCTGGTTTGGTAGAGCGATTTGAGTTATTCGTCGCTGGGCGTGAAACCGCCAACGGATTTTCTGAGTTGAGCGATCCGATCGATCAAAGACAGCGATTAGAAGCTCAAGCAGCCCGTAAAGCAGCCGGAGACTTAGAAGCACAGGGAGTAGACGAAGACTTTCTCACAGCTTTAGAGTACGGCTTGCCACCTACTGGTGGTGTAGGCATCGGGATCGATCGATTGGTGATGCTCTTAACTGATTGTGCCAGTATTCGGGATGCGATCGCCTTTCCTTTGCTCAAACCGGAGGTGAGTGAATAG
- a CDS encoding DUF1815 family protein: MFLRLAEQHRQYVQDLVMNLQALAIVLERRGYPASCYTCGGQMSSASFMVSLADNHLIRFLVSDYGITWTEMRDDRELMKLEGAEAISQLQELANLVKNSISPSELPKLITKRV; encoded by the coding sequence GTGTTTCTGAGATTGGCAGAGCAACACCGACAATACGTCCAAGATCTGGTAATGAACCTCCAAGCCTTGGCGATTGTACTAGAGCGGCGGGGATATCCTGCGTCTTGTTATACTTGCGGCGGACAAATGAGCAGTGCCTCATTTATGGTCAGTTTGGCAGATAATCATCTGATTCGGTTTTTGGTGTCCGATTACGGCATTACCTGGACTGAAATGAGAGACGATCGCGAACTCATGAAGTTGGAGGGTGCAGAGGCAATTAGTCAGTTACAAGAACTTGCTAATTTAGTCAAAAACTCTATCTCACCCAGTGAATTGCCTAAGCTGATAACAAAGCGAGTGTAA
- a CDS encoding cell division protein FtsQ/DivIB: protein MRRDRDFGQVLKAIWQTLSLSGLLAITVWAMTRPNWVLRDNRQVAIEGNSLLSKPVILSRLALAYPQSLLQISPMAIAQTLESYPPIADAKVARRLFPPSLIVQVQERTPVAVAIARLIPNSSTPDSKASVGFLDSQGAWIPFESYPAQVRQRLKPQLKVLGSPETYRPYWSSLYQKIGQSGIEVLEIDCQDPRNLVLKTELGTVHLGPYSERLSKQLHVLAQMSPISTQINSRQIAYIDLKNPAAPLVQMYQKETEESSVQSVPTNPKIIKSNPQ, encoded by the coding sequence ATGAGACGAGACCGCGATTTTGGGCAGGTACTAAAGGCTATTTGGCAGACACTATCTCTATCAGGGCTATTGGCTATTACAGTTTGGGCAATGACACGACCTAATTGGGTGTTACGCGACAATCGGCAAGTGGCGATTGAAGGTAACAGTTTGTTGTCTAAGCCAGTTATTCTTTCGCGCCTAGCCCTAGCATATCCTCAATCGCTGCTGCAAATTTCGCCAATGGCGATCGCTCAAACTTTAGAGTCCTACCCTCCGATTGCCGATGCTAAGGTGGCTCGCCGACTCTTTCCTCCTAGTTTAATCGTCCAAGTCCAAGAACGCACGCCCGTAGCTGTAGCGATCGCCCGTTTGATTCCCAATAGTTCTACTCCCGACTCCAAAGCATCTGTTGGCTTTCTCGACTCGCAGGGTGCGTGGATTCCATTTGAATCTTACCCTGCCCAAGTCCGGCAGCGTCTCAAGCCTCAGTTAAAAGTTTTGGGTTCGCCAGAAACTTATCGCCCCTACTGGAGTTCCCTTTATCAAAAAATCGGTCAAAGTGGGATTGAAGTTTTGGAAATTGATTGTCAAGATCCACGCAATCTCGTTCTCAAAACTGAATTAGGAACCGTCCACCTCGGTCCTTATAGCGAACGATTATCCAAACAACTCCATGTTTTGGCTCAAATGAGTCCGATTTCAACTCAAATTAATTCTCGCCAAATTGCCTATATAGACTTGAAAAATCCTGCCGCTCCTTTAGTACAAATGTATCAAAAAGAAACTGAGGAAAGCTCAGTCCAGAGCGTACCGACAAATCCAAAAATAATCAAAAGTAATCCACAGTAA